The Tenebrio molitor chromosome 3, icTenMoli1.1, whole genome shotgun sequence genome contains a region encoding:
- the LOC138126525 gene encoding facilitated trehalose transporter Tret1-like — translation MIKLISYTILTVLTADLLATSGDITMTWTSPILPKLYSNDSEVNPFDKPITTDEDSWIGSLINIGAMIGPFPYGFIGEKYGRKIGLLAISIPHIIAYLTLAFSRTVYLYYFARLLGGIAVGGGYTLLPMYLAEVAEDSNRGMISATLNIFWTFGTLIPYVIGPYIPIVWFNVILACLPTAFFVLFFLIAPESPYYLIEKNRIPQAKQTLMKLRSQNKEVVETDIKRIQLELKKNEQKGNFFDLFKSRVYIKGLVISLVLMIAQQLSGVNAVLFYTQEIFAAAGANEMSPEISSIIIGIVIFLSSFIAPLLSDRLGRRLLLLQSLLGVLVANLVFGTFFYLQNSTEVDVSSISWLPLLSLIVYSIFMNSGLSCLPWNISSELFPTNVKPHAATIISCTSWTFSFLVTKFFNDLNEGIGQGETFWLFSGFCFIAWIFIFFFVPETKGRSFQEIQEILENRWHV, via the exons ATGATTAAACTAATAAGTTACACGATACTAACAGTTTTGACTG CTGACTTACTGGCAACTTCTGGCGACATTACAATGACATGGACTTCCCCAATACTTCCTAAACTGTATTCGAACGATTCTGAAGTGAATCCTTTTGATAAACCCATCACAACAGACGAAGACTCATGGATTGGATCGTTAATCAATATAGGGGCAATGATAGGACCGTTTCCTTATGGGTTTATCGGCGAAAAATATGGACGCAAGATTGGTTTACTCGCCATTTCCATTCCTCACATCATAGCGTATCTAACACTCGCTTTTTCAAGAACGGtatatttgtattattttgcAAGACTTCTTGGTGGAATTGCCGTTGGTGGAGGTTATACACTTCTCCCCATGTACCTTGCTGAGGTTGCTGAAGATTCTAACAGAGGTATGATCTCAGCAAcactaaatatattttggacTTTTGGAACTTTAATACCATACGTTATCGGTCCGTACATACCCATTGTTTGGTTTAATGTTATTCTAGCTTGCTTACCAACAGcgttttttgtattattttttttaatagcacCGGAATCTCCGTATTAtttaatcgaaaaaaatagaattccTCAAGCTAAACAAACGTTAATGAAACTAAGATCGCAAAATAAAGAAGTTGTTGAAACTGACATAAAACGTATACAATTagagttgaaaaaaaatgaacaaaaaggAAATTTCTTTGACTTGTTTAAATCAAGAGTTTATATAAAGGGTCTAGTAATATCTTTGGTGCTGATGATAGCCCAACAGCTTTCCGGCGTCAATGCAGTCTTATTCTACACACAAGAGATCTTCGCGGCAGCTGGTGCTAATGAAATGTCTCCTGAAATTTCATCAATAATAATAGGAATAGTTATATTTTTGTCAAGTTTTATAGCACCACTTCTATCTGACAGATTAGGAAGGCGATTATTATTGCTACAATCATTACTAGGAGTATTGGTAGCTAATTTGGTGTTTGGTACCttcttttatttacaaaattctaCAGAAGTCGACGTTAGTTCCATTTCTTGGTTACCACTTTTGAGTTTGATAGTGTACTCTATATTTATGAACTCTGGGCTATCATGTCTGCCATGGAACATTTCTTCCGAATTATTTCCAACTAATGTCAAACCTCATGCGGCTACGATAATTTCATGTACTTCTTGGACATTTTCGTTCCtagtaacaaaatttttcaatgatCTGAATGAGGGTATTGGTCAAGGCGAGACTTTTTGGTTGTTTAGTGGTTTCTGCTTTATAGCGTggatctttatttttttcttcgtgCCAGAAACAAAAGGAAGAAGTTTTCAAgaaatacaagaaattttgGAGAATAGATGGCATGTGTGA